In one window of Candidatus Sulfuricurvum sp. RIFRC-1 DNA:
- a CDS encoding addiction module protein — protein MTMTITVNDSVADKVMAFLNSLPKESVTVEQSRPWYADEVKRRVEEYKSGKMETYPLDQDFWDRMDKRIDEMDSH, from the coding sequence ATGACAATGACGATTACCGTTAATGATAGCGTTGCCGATAAAGTAATGGCTTTTTTAAACTCACTTCCTAAAGAGTCGGTAACAGTAGAACAATCCCGTCCATGGTACGCCGATGAAGTCAAACGCCGAGTAGAGGAATACAAAAGCGGGAAGATGGAGACATACCCACTCGATCAAGATTTTTGGGATAGAATGGATAAACGTATCGATGAAATGGATAGCCATTGA
- a CDS encoding proton-conducting transporter membrane subunit produces the protein MNMVLALVLLPIIAAFLVLLVPFGRAQYAVSGAVLALLSGVTFALYNSFGIFTFQLSPIMNIMIVAADVVLLLFFLYQGKVFNHPKVMALAAVQLVLYGYIEFIAPAAGTAEIVVDELSKFMFLIINGVGGIIVLYSVKYMEDEPTSPLKKRLFIGTLLVFLSVMNLIVVANSILLFFFLFEMTTLASYLLIAFRDDEVSRSNALKALWMNQIGGVVILVGALIAIIGFKTVMFDTLLQSSGGMVLLAIAFLSMAALVKGASIPFEGWLLGAMVAPTPVSAMLHSATMVKIAPYLILKLSPALAVSMVGGMISIIGALVFVAASYLALSRSVLKEILGYSTVALLGLMMALAAIGSEESINLAMALMLFHALSKALLFLSAGVLERVHHAKNIEEMKGMVSRSPKTVGFILFGFVSLTLPPFGLFMGKLFAISSVASLLKEHPSNLIILLALIVGSALMVLLYFKVASALLSAPCDVEVSPAIVIPNGFNVPLVLLSVFIVIGALGYIMMQHNIFVVMLALPMVFVFALPAIVRRMDRYDRSQPYHCGEKEPFDAALVYYAPSEKIEKIVYWGFGFLFVAVAIIGAVS, from the coding sequence ATGAATATGGTGTTAGCACTTGTTTTGTTACCGATTATTGCCGCATTTTTAGTGTTATTAGTCCCCTTCGGGCGTGCTCAGTATGCCGTGAGCGGAGCAGTTTTGGCCTTACTCAGCGGTGTTACTTTTGCCCTGTATAACTCTTTTGGTATTTTTACCTTTCAACTTTCCCCTATTATGAACATTATGATTGTTGCCGCCGATGTTGTACTGCTGTTGTTTTTTCTCTATCAAGGTAAAGTCTTCAATCATCCCAAAGTGATGGCTCTTGCTGCAGTGCAGCTGGTGTTGTACGGATATATCGAGTTTATTGCCCCTGCGGCGGGGACGGCTGAGATTGTGGTGGATGAGCTTTCGAAGTTTATGTTTTTGATTATCAACGGGGTGGGTGGGATTATCGTCTTGTACTCCGTGAAATACATGGAGGATGAACCGACGTCACCGCTTAAAAAACGGTTGTTTATCGGTACATTGCTCGTTTTTCTTTCGGTGATGAATTTGATCGTTGTTGCTAACTCGATCCTCCTTTTCTTTTTCCTTTTTGAGATGACGACGCTGGCCTCGTACCTGTTGATCGCCTTTAGGGACGATGAGGTGAGCCGTAGCAATGCCCTTAAAGCCCTTTGGATGAATCAGATCGGCGGAGTGGTAATTTTGGTGGGGGCATTGATCGCCATCATCGGATTTAAGACGGTGATGTTCGATACGCTGTTACAAAGTTCAGGGGGAATGGTGCTTTTGGCTATTGCATTTCTCTCGATGGCGGCACTGGTGAAGGGGGCGTCGATCCCGTTCGAGGGGTGGTTACTCGGGGCGATGGTGGCACCGACTCCCGTGAGCGCGATGCTCCACTCGGCGACGATGGTAAAAATCGCTCCCTATCTGATCCTGAAACTCTCTCCCGCATTGGCCGTGAGTATGGTCGGGGGGATGATTTCGATCATCGGTGCTCTGGTGTTTGTTGCCGCGTCGTATTTGGCACTCTCTCGCTCAGTTCTCAAAGAGATTTTGGGATACTCTACCGTGGCACTGCTGGGGCTTATGATGGCATTGGCGGCAATCGGGAGCGAAGAGAGTATCAATTTGGCGATGGCATTGATGCTCTTTCATGCCCTCTCAAAAGCGTTGCTTTTCCTCTCTGCGGGGGTGTTAGAGCGGGTGCATCACGCTAAAAATATTGAGGAGATGAAAGGGATGGTGAGCCGTTCTCCCAAAACGGTCGGATTTATCCTCTTTGGCTTTGTCTCTTTGACACTGCCTCCGTTTGGTCTTTTTATGGGGAAACTTTTTGCGATCAGTTCGGTGGCGTCGCTGCTCAAAGAACACCCTTCTAATCTCATTATTCTCCTCGCACTGATCGTCGGAAGCGCGTTGATGGTGCTTCTCTATTTTAAAGTCGCATCGGCACTTCTATCTGCTCCTTGCGATGTGGAAGTTTCTCCGGCAATTGTGATCCCCAACGGTTTTAATGTCCCGTTGGTGTTGTTGAGCGTTTTTATTGTGATCGGGGCTCTCGGATACATTATGATGCAGCACAACATCTTCGTCGTGATGTTGGCATTGCCGATGGTCTTTGTGTTTGCGCTACCCGCGATTGTTCGGCGTATGGATCGGTATGATCGTTCACAGCCCTATCATTGCGGGGAAAAAGAGCCTTTTGATGCGGCATTGGTCTATTATGCACCCTCGGAAAAAATAGAAAAAATAGTGTATTGGGGGTTTGGGTTCCTGTTTGTCGCCGTAGCGATTATCGGAGCCGTGTCGTGA
- a CDS encoding NADH-quinone oxidoreductase subunit C yields the protein MRKIETTLDTLLNDIGAFYVPKQWHFLSVNGIDLGEGKIELQWIFSQYGVKDEIVIYYALSDYETAVPSIVSLIPSAIMGEREIVDMFGLSVDGAERGLYLDEDSMAHPLRGES from the coding sequence ATGAGAAAAATTGAAACCACATTAGATACGTTATTGAACGATATCGGAGCGTTTTATGTTCCAAAACAATGGCATTTTTTGAGTGTCAACGGGATCGATTTGGGTGAGGGGAAGATAGAGTTGCAATGGATTTTCTCACAATACGGGGTAAAAGATGAGATAGTGATCTATTACGCCCTCAGTGACTACGAAACTGCTGTCCCCTCGATTGTCAGTTTGATCCCCTCTGCGATTATGGGGGAGAGGGAAATCGTTGATATGTTTGGGTTGAGTGTCGATGGGGCGGAGAGAGGGCTTTATCTTGATGAGGACTCCATGGCACACCCGCTAAGGGGCGAATCATGA
- a CDS encoding nickel-dependent hydrogenase large subunit, translating to MKKTIQIPLGSQHISLLEPIRFKFECENEKIIGVDADVGFVHRGVELACTRSFEFKQVGYVVARVCGLCAITHSLSYTLAVEKLLGYEANDRIKYLRMLMVELDRIHSHMLCLAHTAENAGFEALFMQIMGDRELVMDVQEAISGNRVQFDYISIGGVNRDLTPELSALIHKNLNTLSEKIDALLGLFDNNWSLSLKYKGLGVLSLEDAYTYNALGPLARAAGLATDVRAETSDFPYEALGYTMILESTGDIHARNFVRLREIQNSIAMCRNIVDNLPLGEIQEKAKGKPNGEAVVRVEAPRGELFYLVRGNGQNMLERVRIKTPTFSAIPAMMEVFKGAEYADAPAILASFDPCMSCTAK from the coding sequence ATGAAAAAAACGATCCAAATCCCTCTGGGGTCACAGCATATCTCTCTATTGGAGCCGATACGGTTTAAATTTGAGTGCGAGAATGAAAAGATTATCGGGGTTGATGCCGATGTCGGATTTGTCCATCGCGGGGTAGAACTGGCGTGTACCCGTAGTTTTGAGTTTAAACAGGTGGGATATGTCGTCGCCCGTGTCTGTGGACTTTGCGCTATCACCCATTCCCTCTCGTATACGCTGGCGGTCGAAAAACTGCTGGGGTACGAGGCCAATGATCGGATCAAATATTTGCGGATGCTGATGGTAGAGCTGGATCGTATCCACTCCCACATGCTCTGTCTCGCCCACACGGCGGAAAATGCGGGATTTGAAGCCCTTTTTATGCAGATCATGGGAGATCGGGAACTGGTTATGGATGTTCAAGAAGCAATCAGCGGCAACCGTGTCCAGTTTGATTATATCTCCATCGGCGGGGTGAACCGTGATTTAACCCCTGAACTGAGTGCATTGATCCATAAAAATTTGAACACTCTTTCTGAAAAAATTGATGCTCTACTCGGGTTGTTTGATAATAATTGGTCATTGTCCCTTAAATACAAAGGCTTAGGGGTGCTGAGTTTGGAAGATGCCTATACCTATAATGCGCTGGGGCCATTGGCGCGTGCGGCGGGATTGGCAACCGATGTCCGCGCCGAGACGAGCGATTTTCCCTATGAGGCATTGGGCTATACGATGATCCTAGAATCTACGGGAGACATCCATGCCCGTAACTTCGTCCGTCTTCGGGAGATTCAAAACTCTATAGCAATGTGCCGTAATATTGTTGATAACCTCCCGCTCGGAGAGATACAGGAGAAGGCAAAAGGGAAACCGAACGGCGAAGCGGTCGTCCGTGTCGAAGCACCGCGCGGAGAGCTTTTCTATCTGGTTCGAGGGAATGGACAGAATATGCTGGAGAGAGTTCGGATCAAGACTCCGACCTTTTCGGCGATTCCTGCAATGATGGAGGTGTTTAAGGGCGCAGAGTATGCCGATGCACCGGCGATTCTCGCCTCATTTGATCCGTGTATGTCCTGTACGGCGAAGTAG
- a CDS encoding complex I subunit 1 family protein, producing the protein MIWVWIALAPILGGLAYGGERVLRARMQRRQGPPILQPFYDMFKLLDKRTLIVHAPHALLALAHFFVLWFSIAAIFLGWNLLYIIFLHLFAQILLILAGYSVRSVYSHLGSNRELLMVVAYEPILILVAVGLYLVSGSFEIAEILTRDNYLLQLPLLFIALVMIVPIKVKKSPFDVGEAHQEIVGGVEIEYSGVFYEFLYMSRFLEYIFIYSFVYLFGGESHWIGAVLVAGVFLLVNLVDNATARVRASHMVKIIYSVAMSLTVLNFLGILL; encoded by the coding sequence GTGATCTGGGTATGGATAGCGTTGGCCCCGATTTTAGGGGGATTGGCGTATGGAGGAGAGCGGGTGTTGCGTGCTCGGATGCAGCGGCGCCAGGGGCCGCCGATCTTGCAGCCGTTTTACGATATGTTTAAACTTCTCGATAAGCGGACGCTGATCGTCCATGCTCCCCATGCCCTCCTCGCACTCGCCCATTTTTTTGTCTTATGGTTCAGCATCGCCGCCATCTTTTTGGGATGGAATCTCCTCTACATCATTTTTCTCCACCTTTTTGCCCAAATCCTCCTCATTTTGGCGGGGTACAGTGTCCGCTCCGTCTATTCGCATCTCGGATCAAACCGTGAACTGCTGATGGTGGTGGCGTATGAGCCGATACTGATTTTGGTCGCGGTCGGTTTGTATCTCGTGAGCGGTAGTTTTGAGATTGCCGAGATTTTAACAAGAGATAATTATCTTCTTCAGCTCCCATTGCTTTTTATCGCGTTGGTGATGATTGTCCCGATCAAGGTTAAAAAGTCGCCGTTTGATGTCGGTGAAGCCCATCAGGAGATCGTCGGGGGAGTCGAGATCGAGTACAGCGGCGTTTTTTACGAGTTTTTGTATATGTCCCGTTTTCTCGAATATATTTTTATCTACAGCTTTGTTTACCTTTTCGGAGGGGAGTCGCATTGGATCGGTGCGGTTTTGGTCGCGGGAGTATTTTTGCTCGTCAATCTCGTCGATAACGCGACCGCCCGTGTCCGCGCTTCTCATATGGTTAAAATCATCTATAGCGTGGCAATGTCTCTTACTGTTCTAAATTTTTTGGGGATTCTCCTATGA
- the nuoB gene encoding NADH-quinone oxidoreductase subunit NuoB, which translates to MKFFTPFRKKSPWVLHYNAGSCNGCDIEILAALGPKFDLERFGVINTGNPKQSDIFLVTGPVTYRSRERLVELYSQIPEPKVVVAVGSCTTTGGVFRGMYNVEDGIDRYIPVDVYVPGCASSPQLIIDALVKGLEILEAKSKAIEKPFKLFGAIEMIGNKLSRLGMATKVEQHEKN; encoded by the coding sequence ATGAAGTTTTTTACCCCGTTTCGTAAAAAATCGCCGTGGGTTTTACACTACAATGCGGGAAGCTGCAATGGCTGTGATATCGAGATTCTTGCGGCACTGGGGCCGAAGTTCGATTTGGAGCGTTTCGGGGTGATTAACACGGGAAATCCGAAGCAATCCGATATCTTTTTGGTGACGGGGCCTGTCACCTATCGCTCACGTGAGCGTCTTGTCGAGCTTTACTCCCAAATCCCTGAACCCAAAGTGGTCGTGGCGGTCGGATCGTGTACAACGACGGGGGGTGTGTTTCGGGGGATGTACAACGTCGAGGATGGGATCGACCGATATATCCCCGTCGATGTGTATGTACCCGGATGCGCTTCTTCTCCGCAACTCATTATCGATGCATTGGTCAAAGGGCTCGAAATTCTCGAAGCGAAAAGCAAAGCAATCGAGAAACCGTTTAAACTCTTCGGCGCTATCGAGATGATCGGAAATAAACTCAGCCGCCTGGGCATGGCGACAAAGGTGGAACAGCATGAGAAAAATTGA